The following are encoded in a window of Natranaeroarchaeum aerophilus genomic DNA:
- a CDS encoding signal recognition particle protein Srp54 — MVLDDLGTSLRGTLDKLQGKTRITKEDVEDVVREIQRSLIQADVDISLVQDLSDSIETRALDEDPPAGTSARDHVLKIVYEEMVALVGESTELPLEEQTIMLAGLQGSGKTTSAAKMAWWFSKKGLRPAVIQTDTFRPGAYDQAKQMAGRAEVEFYGDPDVDDPVQIAREGLEATADADVHIVDTAGRHALEDDLIDEIEQIEEVVDPDRNLLVLDAAIGQGAKEQAQQFDESIGIDGVMITKLDGTAKGGGALTAVDQTDSSIAFLGTGEEVGDVERFEPSGFISRLLGMGDLKQLAERVERAMEETGIEEDDWDPEDMLQGSFTLKDMQKQMEAMNNMGPLDQVMDMIPGMGGGMMDQLPDDAMDVTQDRMRDFDVVMDSMTENELEYPRAIGASQIERIARGAGKPEERVRELLQQHKMMEQTIKQFQGMGDGDMQRMMKKMQQQGGGGGGMGGLGGDGGPF; from the coding sequence ATGGTACTCGACGATCTCGGCACGTCCCTTCGCGGGACGCTCGACAAACTGCAGGGGAAGACACGCATCACGAAGGAAGACGTCGAGGACGTCGTCCGCGAGATCCAGCGCTCGCTGATCCAGGCCGACGTCGACATCTCGCTCGTTCAGGATCTGTCCGACAGTATCGAGACGCGCGCACTCGACGAGGATCCGCCGGCGGGCACATCGGCGCGCGATCACGTCCTCAAGATCGTCTACGAGGAGATGGTTGCGCTCGTGGGCGAGAGCACCGAGCTCCCGCTCGAAGAGCAGACGATCATGCTCGCCGGGCTTCAGGGGTCAGGGAAGACGACCTCCGCGGCGAAGATGGCGTGGTGGTTCTCGAAGAAGGGGCTCCGGCCCGCCGTGATCCAGACTGACACCTTCCGCCCGGGCGCGTACGATCAGGCCAAGCAGATGGCCGGACGAGCGGAAGTCGAGTTCTACGGCGATCCGGACGTCGACGACCCGGTCCAGATCGCCCGCGAGGGCCTGGAAGCCACCGCGGACGCCGACGTCCACATCGTGGACACGGCGGGTCGACACGCCCTCGAAGACGACCTGATTGACGAGATCGAGCAGATCGAAGAGGTCGTCGATCCCGACCGGAACCTGCTCGTACTCGACGCGGCGATCGGACAGGGCGCAAAAGAGCAGGCCCAGCAGTTCGACGAGTCCATCGGCATCGACGGCGTGATGATCACGAAACTCGACGGGACGGCGAAAGGTGGTGGGGCACTCACGGCGGTCGACCAGACCGATTCCTCGATCGCCTTCCTCGGGACCGGCGAGGAGGTCGGCGACGTCGAACGCTTCGAGCCGAGCGGCTTCATCTCCCGACTGCTCGGGATGGGCGATCTCAAACAGCTCGCCGAGCGCGTCGAGCGCGCGATGGAGGAGACGGGGATAGAGGAGGACGACTGGGACCCCGAGGATATGCTTCAGGGATCCTTTACCCTCAAGGATATGCAAAAGCAGATGGAAGCGATGAACAACATGGGGCCGCTCGACCAGGTGATGGACATGATCCCCGGCATGGGCGGCGGGATGATGGACCAGCTACCCGACGACGCGATGGACGTCACGCAGGACCGAATGCGTGATTTCGACGTCGTGATGGACTCGATGACCGAGAACGAACTCGAATACCCCCGTGCCATCGGCGCGAGCCAGATCGAGCGGATCGCCCGCGGGGCTGGCAAGCCCGAAGAGCGCGTCCGCGAGCTGCTCCAGCAACACAAGATGATGGAACAGACGATCAAGCAGTTCCAGGGCATGGGCGACGGGGACATGCAGCGCATGATGAAAAAGATGCAACAGCAAGGCGGCGGTGGGGGCGGGATGGGCGGTCTTGGCGGCGACGGCGGGCCGTTCTGA
- a CDS encoding TrkH family potassium uptake protein codes for MRVRVDWRQSLNLTGSVLKWLALPLCFPLVLAVYYREPVVPFVVTIAITLLVGVLFEHFESEGDLGPREAFLMVSLSWLLVALVGAIPFVVAGNGTIAHPINAAFEAMSGLTTTGATVLRDFSVHDRSIMMWRQLIQWLGGLGILILVTAVLSRLSVGGAQLMETETQYENVDKLTPRIKDTARLILKLYAGLTVTAIVVLYTLGLSGLAPNMDLFNAVAHAFTSVATAGFSPEPLSIEAFEPIVQWVIMPFMFLGSTSFVLMYFVLQGNVDRLRQSEEFRFYLGTVLLFSALVFAVLSVKENPTGNGLHDTLRQSMFNVVSIITTTGYANADFNQWSPFAKHLLLMCMFLGGMAGSTTCSIKSLRWLVVFKAFRRDLFTSVHPGAVRPIRLSGNAIDEETIRDIYSYTLVAIVGVFFATVFIVVDGARTGLYDVGNFGEFDALGAAASTFLNIGPAFGPAGPYGTYDVFPMTTKAAMVIWMWVGRIEIIPVIVLFTASFWRS; via the coding sequence ATGAGAGTCCGGGTCGACTGGCGTCAGAGCTTGAACCTGACCGGTTCGGTTCTCAAGTGGCTCGCCCTGCCGCTCTGTTTCCCGCTCGTGCTCGCGGTCTACTACCGCGAACCGGTAGTGCCGTTTGTCGTGACGATCGCGATCACGTTGCTCGTCGGAGTGCTCTTCGAGCACTTCGAGAGCGAGGGCGATCTCGGTCCTCGCGAGGCGTTTCTCATGGTGTCGCTCTCCTGGCTACTGGTCGCGCTCGTCGGTGCGATCCCCTTCGTGGTTGCGGGCAACGGGACGATCGCCCATCCGATCAACGCCGCCTTCGAGGCGATGAGCGGCCTCACCACGACCGGTGCGACCGTGTTGCGGGATTTCAGTGTTCACGACCGGTCGATCATGATGTGGCGACAGCTCATCCAGTGGCTCGGCGGGCTCGGCATCCTCATCCTGGTAACGGCGGTTCTCTCCCGGCTCTCCGTCGGTGGGGCACAGCTGATGGAGACCGAGACCCAGTACGAGAACGTCGACAAGCTCACGCCGCGCATCAAAGACACCGCTCGTCTGATCCTGAAGCTCTACGCCGGGCTCACGGTGACGGCGATCGTCGTTCTCTACACGCTCGGCCTCAGCGGGCTCGCGCCGAACATGGATCTGTTCAACGCGGTCGCCCACGCGTTCACCAGCGTCGCGACCGCCGGATTCTCGCCGGAGCCGCTCAGTATCGAAGCGTTCGAACCGATCGTCCAGTGGGTGATCATGCCGTTCATGTTCCTCGGATCGACGAGCTTCGTCCTGATGTACTTCGTCCTCCAGGGGAACGTCGATCGGCTCCGCCAGAGCGAGGAGTTTCGCTTCTATCTGGGGACCGTCCTGCTGTTCTCGGCGCTGGTGTTTGCGGTTTTGAGCGTCAAAGAGAACCCCACCGGCAATGGTCTTCACGATACGCTTCGCCAGTCGATGTTTAACGTCGTCTCGATCATCACGACGACGGGCTACGCGAACGCAGATTTTAACCAGTGGTCACCGTTCGCCAAACATCTCCTGCTCATGTGCATGTTCCTCGGCGGCATGGCCGGATCGACCACCTGTTCGATCAAGTCGCTGCGCTGGCTGGTCGTGTTCAAGGCGTTCCGTCGTGACCTGTTCACCTCGGTTCACCCCGGCGCAGTTCGGCCGATCCGCCTGAGCGGAAACGCGATCGACGAGGAGACGATCCGTGACATCTACTCGTACACGCTGGTCGCGATCGTCGGCGTCTTCTTTGCGACCGTTTTTATCGTCGTTGACGGCGCACGGACTGGCCTGTACGACGTCGGCAACTTCGGCGAGTTCGACGCCCTTGGTGCGGCGGCCTCGACCTTCCTCAACATCGGCCCGGCCTTTGGCCCCGCCGGTCCCTACGGCACCTACGACGTGTTCCCGATGACGACCAAGGCGGCGATGGTGATCTGGATGTGGGTCGGCCGGATCGAGATCATCCCTGTCATCGTGCTGTTTACGGCCTCGTTCTGGCGGTCGTAA
- a CDS encoding RAD55 family ATPase, whose amino-acid sequence MSRIPFGISRFDRTIGGGAPSGSVVLLAGEVGAGAREFIYTTAVMNGLARADEEQFDLHYGDLHDRARLPGEIHYLSFTSAERPLLEEMRHTLDADLVESGTEPLHFGDLSEEYFQLSPVPSEWYSERTRSITSLGQDTDTDDVLDAMGDYLTDHAEDSLVVVDSVTDLISAAGKVMDWTDITLLLKGLEKAANQWGGLILLHVTLDTLSETELGQLMDATNGTFLFEWESGGSERDRTMVVKQFRGVLSRLEDEDIVRFETDIGDTGFDISDIRKIR is encoded by the coding sequence ATGTCGCGTATTCCGTTCGGTATCTCGCGGTTCGACAGGACGATCGGCGGCGGCGCACCCTCGGGCAGCGTCGTCTTGCTGGCCGGCGAGGTCGGAGCCGGTGCCCGTGAGTTCATCTATACTACTGCTGTGATGAACGGCCTCGCACGAGCGGACGAAGAGCAATTCGATCTGCACTATGGCGATCTACACGACCGTGCACGACTCCCCGGGGAGATACATTATCTCTCCTTTACCAGCGCCGAACGGCCCCTGCTCGAGGAGATGCGTCACACGCTCGACGCCGACCTGGTGGAGAGCGGTACCGAGCCGCTACACTTTGGGGATCTCTCCGAGGAGTACTTCCAGTTGAGCCCGGTACCCTCCGAGTGGTACTCCGAGCGCACCCGGAGCATCACGTCGCTCGGGCAGGACACCGATACCGACGACGTGCTCGACGCGATGGGGGACTATCTGACCGATCACGCCGAGGACAGCCTCGTGGTTGTCGACTCCGTGACCGACCTGATCAGCGCGGCCGGCAAGGTGATGGACTGGACCGACATCACGCTCCTGCTGAAGGGGCTGGAGAAAGCTGCGAACCAGTGGGGAGGGTTGATCCTGCTTCACGTTACGCTCGATACCCTCTCGGAGACCGAGCTCGGGCAGTTGATGGACGCCACCAACGGCACCTTCCTGTTCGAGTGGGAAAGCGGAGGGAGCGAGCGCGACCGGACCATGGTCGTCAAGCAGTTCCGTGGCGTCCTCTCGCGGCTGGAAGACGAAGACATCGTTCGGTTCGAGACGGATATCGGCGACACCGGCTTCGACATCAGCGACATCCGAAAGATCCGGTGA
- a CDS encoding transcription factor S, with product MQFCDECGSMMRSQGDRMVCSNDDCGATDEQDEELAAQFVSTDEQSGDELIETEEGASFEGKPTREDVNCDRCGHNVAWYTIKQTGSADEPPTRFFKCKECGHRWREYS from the coding sequence ATGCAGTTCTGCGACGAGTGCGGTTCGATGATGCGCTCACAGGGCGACCGGATGGTCTGTTCGAACGACGACTGTGGCGCGACCGACGAGCAAGACGAAGAGCTTGCCGCACAGTTCGTCTCCACGGACGAGCAAAGCGGCGACGAACTGATCGAAACCGAGGAGGGGGCGAGCTTCGAGGGGAAACCGACGCGGGAGGACGTCAACTGTGATCGCTGCGGTCACAACGTCGCGTGGTACACGATCAAGCAGACGGGGTCGGCGGACGAACCACCCACACGGTTTTTCAAGTGCAAGGAGTGTGGCCACCGGTGGCGCGAGTACAGCTAG
- a CDS encoding helix-turn-helix transcriptional regulator, whose translation MNNEIDTYREREGLSQGELATAVGVSRQTINAIERERYDPSLELAFKLAMFFDCEVEALFSPEIESFGE comes from the coding sequence ATGAACAACGAGATCGATACGTATCGCGAACGCGAAGGGCTGAGCCAGGGCGAACTCGCCACGGCGGTCGGGGTTTCCCGGCAGACGATCAACGCCATCGAGCGCGAGCGGTATGACCCCTCGCTGGAACTGGCGTTCAAACTGGCGATGTTCTTCGACTGTGAGGTCGAGGCGCTGTTCTCGCCGGAGATCGAATCGTTCGGGGAGTGA
- a CDS encoding Lrp/AsnC family transcriptional regulator, whose protein sequence is MSNNRANYRIDDIDRRIIHALMADARKTSAPMIAEQVNVSPATIRNRIDQLEAQGIIRGYHASIDLERADDKLTSLYVCTVSPADLESLAQEVRNVRGVVNVRELMSGTRNLHVLAAGETTADFKRITRSISELGIDVVDRSLVQNEVVEPYAPYGGDDVAPAWQPTDFLRLAGGTDIVEVTVDGDAPIVDLSLAEAAERGILDDGALVVAIERDGRVLTPRGETIVQRDDVVTLVSKEGNPDGVIEAFHPVTPSEM, encoded by the coding sequence GTGTCAAACAACAGGGCCAACTATCGGATCGACGACATCGATCGCCGCATTATCCACGCGCTCATGGCCGACGCCCGAAAGACGTCGGCCCCGATGATCGCCGAACAGGTCAACGTCTCCCCCGCAACGATCCGGAATCGGATCGACCAGCTCGAAGCGCAGGGGATCATCAGAGGCTATCACGCGAGTATCGACCTCGAACGGGCGGACGACAAGCTCACCTCTCTGTACGTCTGTACCGTTTCGCCAGCGGATCTCGAATCGCTCGCCCAGGAGGTTCGGAACGTTCGCGGCGTCGTGAACGTGCGAGAACTGATGAGCGGAACGCGAAACCTCCACGTCCTCGCCGCCGGTGAGACGACGGCGGATTTCAAACGCATCACGCGTTCGATTTCGGAGCTGGGTATCGACGTGGTCGATCGGAGCCTCGTCCAGAACGAGGTAGTCGAACCGTACGCGCCCTATGGCGGCGACGACGTAGCACCAGCCTGGCAGCCGACTGATTTTCTCAGGCTCGCCGGGGGAACGGATATCGTCGAGGTGACCGTCGACGGTGACGCACCGATCGTGGATCTCTCGCTCGCTGAGGCCGCCGAACGCGGCATTCTCGACGATGGCGCGCTCGTAGTTGCAATCGAGCGGGACGGGCGCGTTCTAACGCCACGTGGCGAGACGATCGTGCAACGTGACGACGTCGTCACACTCGTCTCGAAAGAGGGGAACCCCGACGGCGTTATCGAGGCGTTCCACCCCGTTACTCCGTCCGAGATGTGA
- a CDS encoding universal stress protein has protein sequence MTQLTTRVLIPIAHEDDAERTCDAIIEHLSSEDASSKFTIVHVIEKGGGTPDKAPLAAREDQAERIFSLVEQRLQAAGYETESRLEYGTDVAEVLSDVAVDIDATSLVFVPRPQGRLSRLLTGNASTRLISDAPVPVIALPQPTDDEDD, from the coding sequence ATGACACAACTAACGACTCGGGTACTTATCCCCATTGCACACGAAGACGACGCTGAACGGACCTGTGACGCGATTATCGAACACCTATCGAGCGAGGATGCTTCCTCAAAATTCACCATCGTCCACGTCATCGAAAAGGGGGGTGGGACACCGGACAAGGCACCGCTGGCGGCGAGGGAAGATCAGGCGGAGCGAATTTTCTCACTCGTTGAACAGCGTTTGCAGGCCGCCGGGTACGAAACGGAGAGCCGTCTCGAGTACGGAACCGACGTCGCAGAAGTCCTATCCGACGTGGCGGTAGATATCGATGCGACATCGCTGGTGTTCGTTCCGCGACCGCAGGGACGACTATCACGGCTGCTCACGGGTAATGCTTCTACTCGGCTCATTTCGGACGCTCCAGTGCCGGTAATTGCACTCCCGCAACCGACAGACGACGAGGACGACTAA
- the xylA gene encoding xylose isomerase: MSEYFPEVPHIEYEGPDSDSELAFDYYDPDKQVGDKTMKEHLRFAVSFWHAFTGDGSDPFGAPTMQRPWDDIEDPMEKAEARIEANFELLDKLGVDYFCYHDRDLAPRGDTIEESNENLDEIVPLIKEKIDETGIGVLFGSAELFAEPKYAVGAASSPSADVFAHAGAQVKKALEVTNELGGEGFCLWGGREGYKTLLNTDMGLEQDNVARFLTMVADHADEIGFDGQLMLEPKPKEPMKFQYDHDSATIHAFLQKYDLDDRFTLNIETNHATLADRPFAHELRYARLNDILGSIDANQGDKLVGWDTDEFPFSLRDHTLAMYEILQNGGIAPGGINFDAKVRRESFEPVDLAHGHITGMDTYARALEAAHALKESGELEAFVDERYSSYDEGIGQKIVEGEADLADLEEYTLDNDVPHPESGREEKLNALLNRYILEA, from the coding sequence ATGTCCGAATACTTCCCGGAAGTTCCCCACATCGAGTACGAGGGGCCCGACTCCGACTCGGAGCTGGCGTTCGATTACTACGACCCCGACAAGCAGGTCGGCGACAAGACGATGAAAGAGCACCTGCGCTTTGCCGTCTCGTTCTGGCACGCCTTCACCGGCGACGGCTCCGACCCGTTCGGTGCGCCGACGATGCAGCGCCCGTGGGACGACATCGAGGACCCGATGGAGAAGGCCGAAGCGCGCATCGAGGCCAACTTCGAGCTACTCGACAAGCTCGGCGTCGATTACTTCTGTTATCACGACCGCGACCTTGCGCCGCGCGGCGACACGATCGAGGAGTCCAACGAGAACCTCGACGAGATCGTCCCGCTGATCAAAGAGAAGATCGACGAGACGGGCATCGGCGTGCTCTTTGGCTCCGCCGAGCTGTTCGCCGAACCCAAGTACGCCGTCGGTGCGGCGAGCTCCCCGAGCGCGGACGTCTTTGCCCACGCTGGTGCGCAGGTCAAGAAGGCACTCGAAGTCACGAACGAACTCGGTGGCGAAGGGTTCTGTCTCTGGGGCGGCCGTGAAGGGTACAAGACCCTGCTCAACACCGACATGGGCCTCGAACAGGACAACGTCGCCCGCTTCCTGACGATGGTCGCGGACCACGCCGACGAGATCGGCTTCGACGGACAGCTCATGCTCGAACCCAAGCCCAAGGAGCCGATGAAGTTCCAGTACGACCACGATTCGGCGACGATCCACGCGTTCCTCCAGAAGTACGATCTGGACGATCGCTTCACGCTCAACATCGAGACCAACCACGCGACGCTCGCGGATCGGCCGTTCGCCCACGAGCTGCGCTACGCGCGACTCAACGACATCCTCGGCAGCATCGACGCCAATCAGGGCGACAAGCTGGTCGGCTGGGACACCGACGAGTTCCCATTCAGCCTCCGCGATCACACGCTGGCGATGTACGAGATCCTGCAGAACGGCGGCATCGCGCCCGGCGGGATCAACTTCGACGCGAAGGTGCGCCGCGAGTCCTTCGAGCCCGTCGACCTCGCCCACGGCCACATCACCGGCATGGACACCTACGCCCGTGCGCTCGAGGCCGCCCACGCGCTCAAAGAGAGCGGCGAACTCGAGGCGTTCGTCGACGAGCGCTACAGCAGCTACGACGAGGGGATCGGCCAGAAGATCGTCGAGGGCGAGGCCGACCTCGCCGACCTCGAAGAGTACACGCTCGACAACGACGTTCCCCATCCGGAGTCCGGTCGCGAGGAGAAGCTCAACGCCCTGCTGAACCGCTACATCCTCGAAGCCTGA
- the ppc gene encoding phosphoenolpyruvate carboxylase, producing the protein MRLHDRDVRQDVRELGALLGDVLEDQTSREAFETVEMLRTSAIDYRDGELDSRETLHEELNGLTPERESIVARAFTTYFELINLAEERQRVRAIRTASHEETLEDSLETAAEELHELDDDELEQVLDDVLIEPTFTAHPTEARRKTVKSKLRSVANHLETLDERRLTNKETGQVERDIDAEVTSLWQTPQVRDRSPEPEDEARNVQWYLENTLFDIVGEVYDELEDAFEDELGEEIDIPKLVEFRSWAGSDRDGNPFVTPEVTTNTLERQRRVVLDRYRDQLKSLSRVLSQDGTRIDVGERFEKSLAADRERLPGLTEEVEERYPNEPYRQKLKLMRERLNRVGDVRPGGYDHEDELAEDLAVIEQSLRANGADSVAEAYIDPLARQVDTFGFTLASLDLRDHQEQHTETVTEAFAREGIDYESMDEDERVELLTESILQDEPVVDVSNDEGVSDTAARVLERFDSLADWQEEYGIQAIDTYAISMTEEPSHVLEVLFLADQADVVDLPGHCGLDIVPLLETESALSGARRIMGTLFENEAYAKALEARNDTQEIMLGYSDSNKENGFLAANWSLYENQIRLGEICDDFNVTMRLFHGRGGSISRGGGPMNDALLALPNSTVTGQVKFTEQGEAIAEKYSNPRIAERNIEQMLNAQLRARKRSLQQPYEDVEDEWIEAMGLMADVAREEYRDLLDTDGFVEYFGQATPIGVIENLNLGSRPASRSGERKVEDLRAIPWVFSWTQARCIIPGWYSLATAMDAYLDDGGDIETLQEMYDGWPFFQSMLDNAAMAIGRTDLDIAAEYADLADPELRERFFPRVSGEHERAQELVLEIAGRDDPIDRDWLQKSLERRNPYVDPLNLLQTHLLSQTHRTDLEERTLRLTVKGIAAGMKNTG; encoded by the coding sequence ATGCGATTGCACGACAGGGACGTCCGGCAGGACGTGCGGGAACTCGGTGCACTGCTCGGTGACGTGCTGGAAGACCAGACGTCTCGGGAAGCCTTCGAGACTGTAGAGATGCTGCGTACGTCCGCGATAGATTATCGGGACGGCGAACTGGACTCTCGTGAGACGCTTCACGAGGAGCTAAACGGGTTGACGCCCGAGCGCGAGAGCATCGTCGCGCGTGCGTTCACCACGTACTTCGAGCTGATCAACCTCGCGGAGGAGCGCCAGCGCGTCCGCGCGATCCGGACCGCCTCCCACGAGGAAACGCTCGAGGACAGCCTCGAAACGGCCGCCGAGGAGCTCCACGAACTGGACGACGACGAGCTCGAACAGGTGCTCGATGACGTTCTCATCGAGCCGACTTTCACCGCACATCCGACCGAGGCCCGGCGCAAGACCGTAAAATCGAAGCTCCGCTCGGTGGCAAACCATCTCGAAACGCTCGACGAGCGACGGCTCACCAACAAAGAGACAGGGCAGGTCGAGCGGGATATCGATGCAGAGGTCACGAGCCTCTGGCAGACGCCACAGGTCAGGGACCGAAGCCCCGAGCCGGAAGACGAGGCCCGGAACGTCCAGTGGTACCTCGAAAACACCCTGTTCGACATCGTCGGCGAGGTCTACGACGAACTGGAAGACGCCTTCGAGGATGAACTCGGCGAAGAGATCGATATCCCGAAGCTCGTCGAGTTCCGCTCGTGGGCCGGCAGTGACCGCGACGGTAATCCCTTCGTCACCCCCGAGGTGACGACGAACACGCTCGAACGGCAGCGCCGCGTCGTTCTCGATCGCTACCGCGACCAGCTCAAGAGCCTCTCGCGGGTGCTCAGTCAGGACGGCACCCGAATCGACGTCGGCGAACGCTTCGAAAAATCACTCGCAGCCGACCGCGAGCGATTGCCCGGCCTGACCGAGGAAGTCGAAGAGCGCTATCCGAACGAGCCGTACCGCCAGAAGCTCAAGCTGATGCGCGAGCGCCTCAACCGGGTCGGCGACGTCCGTCCCGGCGGCTACGACCACGAGGACGAACTGGCGGAAGATCTGGCCGTTATCGAACAGAGTCTCCGTGCGAACGGTGCCGACTCGGTCGCCGAGGCGTACATCGACCCACTGGCCCGTCAGGTCGACACGTTCGGCTTTACGCTCGCCAGCCTCGACCTGCGTGACCATCAGGAACAACACACAGAGACCGTCACCGAGGCCTTCGCGCGTGAGGGCATCGACTACGAGTCGATGGACGAAGACGAGCGCGTTGAGCTGCTTACGGAATCGATCCTGCAGGACGAGCCGGTCGTCGACGTCTCGAACGACGAGGGCGTCTCCGATACCGCAGCGCGCGTGCTCGAGCGGTTTGACTCTCTTGCCGACTGGCAGGAGGAGTACGGCATTCAGGCGATCGACACCTACGCTATCTCGATGACCGAGGAGCCGAGCCACGTGCTGGAAGTGCTGTTCCTTGCGGATCAGGCCGACGTGGTCGACCTTCCCGGACACTGTGGGCTCGACATCGTCCCACTGCTGGAAACCGAGAGCGCGCTCTCGGGCGCGCGCCGGATCATGGGCACGCTGTTCGAGAACGAGGCCTACGCGAAGGCCCTCGAAGCACGGAACGACACCCAGGAGATCATGCTGGGCTACTCCGACTCGAACAAGGAGAACGGCTTCCTCGCGGCCAACTGGTCGCTGTACGAAAATCAGATTCGGCTCGGCGAGATCTGTGACGACTTCAACGTCACGATGCGGCTGTTCCACGGCCGCGGCGGCTCGATCTCCCGCGGTGGCGGCCCGATGAACGACGCCCTGCTCGCCCTGCCAAACAGCACGGTGACCGGTCAGGTCAAGTTCACCGAACAGGGCGAGGCCATCGCCGAAAAGTACTCCAACCCGCGCATCGCCGAGCGCAACATCGAGCAGATGCTCAACGCGCAACTGCGCGCCCGCAAGCGCTCGCTCCAGCAGCCCTACGAGGACGTCGAAGACGAGTGGATCGAGGCGATGGGGCTGATGGCCGACGTGGCTCGTGAGGAGTACCGTGACCTGCTCGATACCGACGGCTTCGTCGAGTACTTCGGGCAGGCGACGCCGATCGGCGTCATCGAGAACCTGAACCTCGGCTCGCGTCCAGCCTCCCGCTCGGGCGAGCGCAAGGTCGAGGATCTGCGTGCGATCCCGTGGGTCTTCTCGTGGACGCAGGCACGCTGTATCATCCCCGGCTGGTACTCGCTGGCGACCGCGATGGATGCCTATCTCGACGATGGTGGCGACATCGAGACGCTACAGGAGATGTACGACGGGTGGCCGTTCTTCCAGTCGATGCTCGACAACGCCGCGATGGCGATCGGGCGAACCGATCTGGACATCGCTGCCGAGTACGCCGACCTCGCCGATCCCGAACTCCGCGAACGGTTCTTCCCGCGAGTCTCCGGGGAGCACGAGCGAGCCCAGGAACTCGTCCTGGAGATCGCCGGTCGGGACGATCCGATCGACCGCGACTGGCTCCAGAAGAGCCTCGAACGTCGGAACCCCTACGTCGATCCGCTCAACCTGCTCCAGACGCATCTGCTCTCCCAGACTCACCGCACGGATCTGGAAGAACGCACCCTGCGCCTGACGGTCAAGGGGATCGCGGCCGGGATGAAAAACACCGGATAA
- a CDS encoding beta-ribofuranosylaminobenzene 5'-phosphate synthase family protein yields MATVRTAARLHFGFGNLSLAHARLYGGVGVTLDTPQLIVEARPASSVIVADESGEAEAIRNTVASYAERVTELLKLDGVSLTVHERLPRHVGLGSGTQLALAVYAATAAAHDRPVDVRETAPALGRGGRSGIGVAGFESGGFLVDGGHPTSQFTTDRPADGEWTVPPVIARHELPDDWRFILVLPDAEPGRNGDDEDASMRSVVESADPALADEISAVLTRRVLPAAALGRRQEFGAALAEIGRLNGAWYTDAQGGVFRPPVGQIVDELGTHPTIDGVGQSSWGPTVYGLTHVDAIESARAAGRDALAVAGVDGDVLVAGPRNSGATIEE; encoded by the coding sequence ATGGCGACGGTACGAACGGCGGCGCGCTTGCATTTTGGCTTCGGGAACCTGTCGCTCGCTCACGCACGCCTGTACGGCGGCGTCGGCGTCACCCTCGATACGCCACAACTGATCGTCGAGGCTCGTCCCGCCTCGTCCGTCATCGTTGCCGACGAATCGGGAGAAGCGGAGGCCATCCGCAACACCGTCGCGTCCTACGCGGAGCGCGTAACCGAACTCCTCAAACTCGACGGCGTCTCCCTCACCGTCCACGAGCGATTGCCGCGACACGTCGGGCTGGGGAGTGGGACCCAGCTTGCCCTCGCAGTTTACGCGGCGACGGCGGCCGCTCACGACCGGCCGGTCGACGTCCGCGAGACAGCCCCGGCGCTGGGCCGCGGCGGGCGAAGCGGCATCGGCGTCGCCGGGTTCGAGTCCGGCGGATTTCTGGTCGACGGCGGCCACCCAACGAGCCAGTTTACCACGGACCGGCCCGCGGACGGCGAGTGGACTGTCCCGCCGGTGATCGCCCGCCACGAACTCCCCGATGACTGGCGGTTCATTCTCGTCCTCCCGGACGCCGAACCGGGCCGAAATGGCGACGACGAGGACGCCAGCATGCGCTCGGTCGTCGAGTCGGCCGATCCCGCGCTGGCCGACGAGATCAGTGCCGTCCTGACGCGCCGGGTGCTCCCCGCGGCCGCGCTGGGACGCCGCCAGGAGTTCGGGGCCGCACTCGCCGAGATCGGGCGACTTAACGGTGCGTGGTACACTGACGCACAGGGTGGCGTCTTCCGGCCGCCAGTGGGACAGATCGTCGACGAACTCGGGACGCATCCGACGATCGACGGGGTCGGCCAGTCCTCGTGGGGGCCAACGGTGTACGGACTGACCCATGTCGATGCGATCGAGAGCGCACGCGCGGCGGGTCGGGACGCGCTCGCAGTGGCTGGCGTCGACGGCGACGTGCTGGTCGCTGGGCCGCGGAACTCCGGCGCGACGATCGAGGAGTGA